From Desmodus rotundus isolate HL8 chromosome 12, HLdesRot8A.1, whole genome shotgun sequence, one genomic window encodes:
- the POLD1 gene encoding DNA polymerase delta catalytic subunit isoform X2 encodes MHEKRRPGPGPGVPPKRARAGLWDEDEAPRPSQFEEELALMEEIEAERRLQEQEEEELQPALEGAVDRQFSPAAVDARWLRPAPPSLDPQTEPLIFQQLEIDHYVGPARPLPGAPPPPHSSVPVLRAFGVTDEGVSICCHIHGFAPYFYTPAPPGFGPEHLDDLQRELNGAISRDQRAGKELKGPAVLAVELCSRESMFGYHGHGPSPFLRITLALPRLVAPARRLLEQGVRVAGLGTPSFAPYEANVDFEIRFMVDADIVGCNWLELPAGTYVLRLEGKATLCQLEADVHWSDVVSHPPEGEWQRIAPLRVLSFDIECAGRKGIFPEPERDPVIQICSLGLRWGEPEPFLRLALTLRPCAPILGAKVQSYEREEELLQAWSTFICTMDPDVITGYNIQNFDLPYLISRAQHLKVDGFPFLGRVAGLRSTIRDSSFQSKQTGRRESKVVSMVGRVPMDMLQVLLREYKLRSYTLNAVSFHFLGEQKEDVQHSIITDLQNGNDQTRRRLAVYCLKDAFLPLRLLERLMVLVNAMEMARVTGVPLGYLLTRGQQVKVVSQLLRQAMREGLLMPVVKTEGGEDYTGATVIEPLKGYYDVPIATLDFSSLYPSIMMAHNLCYTTLLRPGAAQKLGLTEDQFIKTPTGDEFVKTSVRKGLLPQILENLLSARKRAKAELAKETDPLRRQVLDGRQLALKVSANSVYGFTGAQVGKLPCLEISQVYFPYLLISKKRYAGLLFSSRPDTHDRMDCKGLEAVRRDNCPLVANLVTASLRRLLIDRDPQGAVAHAQDVISDLLCNRIDISQLVITKELTRAAADYAGKQAHVELAERMRKRDPGSAPSLGDRVPYVIISAAKGVAAYMKSEDPLFVLEHSLPIDTQYYLEQQLAKPLLRIFEPILGEGRAEAVLLRGDHTRCKTVLTSKVGGLLAFTKRQSCCIGCRTVLGHQGAVCKFCKPRESELYQKEVSHLNALEERFSRLWTQCQRCQGSLHEDVICTSRDCPIFYMRKKVRKDLEDQEQLLRRFGPPGPEVW; translated from the exons ATGCATGAAAAGCGGCGGCCGGGCCCGGGGCCCGGGGTGCCCCCGAAGCGGGCCCGTGCTGGCCTCTGGGATGAGGACGAGGCACCCCGGCCATCCCAGTTTGAGGAGGAGTTGGCACTGATGGAGGAGATAGAGGCAGAGCGCCGGctgcaggagcaggaggaagaggagctaCAGCCCGCCCTGGAGGGGGCTGTGGACA GGCAGTTCTCCCCAGCAGCAGTAGATGCCCGCTGGCTTCGGCCCGCCCCGCCCTCCCTGGACCCCCAGACAGAACCCCTCATCTTCCAGCAGTTGGAGATCGACCATTATGTGG gcccagcacgTCCCCTGCCTGGGGCGCCCCCGCCACCCCACAGCTCTGTACCTGTGCTCCGCGCCTTTGGGGTCACCGACGAGGGTGTCTCCATCTGCTGCCACATCCACGGCTTTGCACCCTATTTCTACACCCCTGCGCCTCCTG GTTTTGGGCCTGAGCACCTGGATGACCTGCAGCGGGAGCTGAATGGGGCCATCAGCCGGGACCAGCGTGCAGGGAAGGAGCTCAAGGGGCCGGCCGTGCTGGCCGTGGAGCTGTGTTCCCGGGAGA GCATGTTCGGGTACCATGGGCACGGCCCCTCCCCGTTCCTGCGCAtcaccctggccctgccccgCCTCGTGGCCCCCGCTCGCCGCCTCCTGGAGCAGGGCGTCCGTGTGGCAGGCCTGGGCACCCCCAGCTTCGCACCCTATGAGGCCAACGTTGATTTTGAGATCCG GTTCATGGTGGACGCCGACATCGTGGGCTGCAATTGGCTGGAACTCCCTGCTGGGACATATGTCCTGAGGCTAGAGGGGAAG GCCACCCTGTGTCAGCTGGAGGCAGACGTGCACTGGTCAGATGTGGTCAGTCACCCGCCAGAAGGGGAGTGGCAGCGAATCGCACCCCTGCGTGTGCTCAGCTTCGACATCGAGTGTGCTGGCCGCAAAG GCATCTTCCCTGAGCCCGAGCGGGACCCTGTGATTCAGATCTGCTCTCTGGGCCTGCGCTGGGGCGAGCCGGAGCCCTTCCTGCGCCTGGCGCTCACCCTGCGGCCCTGCGCCCCCATCCTGGGTGCCAAGGTGCAGAGCTATGAGCGGGAGGAAGAGCTGCTCCAG GCCTGGTCAACCTTCATCTGCACCATGGACCCCGACGTGATCACTGGCTACAACATCCAGAACTTTGACCTTCCTTACCTCATCTCCCGGGCCCAGCACCTCAAG GTGGATGGGTTCCCCTTCCTGGGCCGAGTGGCCGGCCTCCGCTCCACTATCCGGGACTCCTCCTTCCAGTCGAAGCAGACTGGCCGGCGGGAGAGCAAGGTGGTCAGCATGGTGGGCCGCGTGCCAATGGACATGCTGCAG GTGCTGCTGCGAGAGTACAAGCTCCGCTCCTACACGCTCAACGCCGTGAGCTTCCACTTCCTGGGTGAGCAGAAGGAGGACGTGCAGCACAGCATCATCACCGACCTGCAG AACGGGAATGACCAGACGCGCCGCCGCCTGGCGGTATACTGCCTCAAGGACGCCTTCCTGCCGCTGCGGCTGCTGGAGCGGCTCATGGTGCTGGTGAACGCCATGGAGATGGCACGCGTCACCGGCGTGCCCCTGGGCTACCTGCTCACCCGTGGCCAGCAGGTCAAGGTGGTGTCCCAGCTGCTGCGGCAG gCCATGCGGGAGGGGCTGCTGATGCCCGTGGTGAAGACAGAGGGTGGCGAGGACTACACGGGAGCCACGGTCATTGAGCCCCTCAAAGG GTACTACGACGTCCCCATCGCCACCCTGGACTTCTCCTCGTTGTACCCGTCCATCATGATGGCCCATAACCTGTGCTACACCACGCTGCTGCGGCCTGGGGCCGCCCAGAAACTAGG CCTGACCGAGGACCAGTTCATCAAGACACCCACCGGGGATGAGTTTGTGAAGACGTCGGTGCGGAAGGGGCTGCTGCCCCAGATCCTGGAGAACCTGCTCAGCGCCCGGAAGAG ggccaAGGCCGAGCTGGCCAAGGAGACGGATCCCCTGCGGCGGCAGGTCTTGGATGGGCGGCAGCTGGCGCTGAAAGTGAGCGCCAACTCTGTGTACGGCTTCACTGGCGCCCAGGTGGGCAAGCTGCCGTGCCTGGAGATCTCACAG GTCTACTTCCCTTACCTGCTCATCAGCAAGAAGCGCTATGCTGGCCTGCTCTTCTCCTCCCGGCCCGACACCCATGACCGCATGGACTGCAAGGGCCTGGAGGCCGTGCGCAGGGACaactgccctctggtggccaaCCTCGTCACTGCCTCGCTTCGCCGCCTGCTCATTGACCG AGACCCCCAGGGTGCTGTGGCCCACGCACAGGACGTCATCTCAGACCTGCTGTGCAACCGAATCGACATCTCGCAGCTGGTCATCACCAAGGAGCTGACCCGCGCGGCCGCTGACTACGCGGGCAAGCAAGCCCATGTGGAGCTGGCCGAGAG GATGAGGAAGCGGGACCCCGGGAGCGCGCCCAGCCTGGGAGACCGAGTTCCCTACGTGATCATCAGTGCCGCCAAGGGCGTGGCTGCCTACATGAAGTCCGAG GACCCCCTGTTCGTGCTGGAGCACAGCCTGCCCATCGACACACAGTACTACCTGGAGCAGCAGCTCGCCAAGCCGCTCCTGCGCATCTTCGAGCCCATCCTGGGCGAGGGCCGCGCTGAGGCTGTGCTGCTGC GGGGGGACCACACGCGCTGCAAGACCGTGCTCACCAGCAAGGTGGGCGGCCTCCTGGCCTTCACCAAGCGCCAGAGCTGCTGCATCGGCTGCCGCACGGTCCTCGGCCACCAAG GAGCCGTGTGCAAGTTCTGCAAGCCCCGGGAGTCGGAGCTCTACCAGAAG
- the NR1H2 gene encoding oxysterols receptor LXR-beta, whose protein sequence is MSTPTASSQNTPLPGNDPPQPSAPSSKPLVKEERPEPWPGGPDPDVPGTDGAGSACSLVTPDPAEEPERKRKKGPAPKMLGHELCRVCGDKASGFHYNVLSCEGCKGFFRRSVVRGGAGRYACRGGGTCQMDAFMRRKCQQCRLRKCKEAGMREQCVLSEEQIRKKKIRKQQQQQQSPIGPGVSSSSASGPGASPGGSDGGGQASGEGEGVQLTAAQELMIQQLVAAQLQCNKRSFSDQPKVTPWPLGADPQSRDARQQRFAHFTELAIISVQEIVDFAKQVPGFLQLGREDQIALLKASTIEIMLLETARRYNHETECITFLKDFTYSKDDFHRAGLQVEFINPIFEFSRAMRRLGLDDAEYALLIAINIFSADRPNVQEPSRVEALQQPYVEALLSYTRIKRPQDQLRFPRMLMKLVSLRTLSSVHSEQVFALRLQDKKLPPLLSEIWDVHE, encoded by the exons ATGTCCACCCCTACTGCTAGTTCCCAGAATACCCCCTTGCCTG GAAATGACCCCCCTCAGCCCAGCGCCCCCTCTTCTAAACCCCTTGTAAAGGAGGAGCGTCCTGAGCCGTGGCCTGGGGGTCCGGATCCCGATGTCCCAGGCACTGATGGGGCCGGCTCAGCCTGCAGCCTGG TCACCCCAGACCCAGCAGAGGAGCCAGAGCGCAAGCGCAAAAAAGGCCCCGCTCCGAAGATGCTGGGCCATGAGCTGTGTCGAGTGTGTGGGGACAAAGCCTCCGGCTTCCACTACAATGTGCTCAGCTGTGAAGGCTGCAAGGGCTTCTTCCGGCGCAGTGTGGTCCGAGGCGGGGCCGGGCGCTATGCCTGCCGGGGCGGTGGAACCTGCCAGATGGATGCCTTTATGCGACGCAAGTGCCAGCAATGCCGGCTACGCAAGTGCAAGGAGGCCGGAATGAGGGAGCAGT GTGTCCTCTCAGAAGAGCAGATCCGGAAGAAGAAGATtcggaagcagcagcagcagcagcagtcgCCCATAGGGCCAGGAGTCAGCAGCAGCTCAgcctctgggcctggggcctccccaggAGGGTCCGACGGGGGTGGCCAGGCCTCTGGGGAAGGCGAGGGTGTCCAGCTAACGGCTGCCCAGGAACTAATGATCCAGCAGTTGGTGGCAGCCCAGCTTCAGTGCAACAAACGCTCCTTCTCTGACCAGCCCAAAGTCACG ccctggcctctgggtgCAGATCCCCAGTCTCGTGATGCCCGCCAGCAGCGTTTCGCCCACTTCACGGAGCTGGCTATCATCTCGGTCCAGGAGATCGTGGACTTTGCCAAGCAGGTGCCCGGCTTCCTGCAGCTGGGCCGCGAGGACCAGATTGCCCTCCTGAAGGCGTCTACCATTGAG ATCATGCTGCTGGAGACGGCCAGACGCTACAACCATGAGACAGAGTGCATCACTTTCCTGAAGGACTTCACCTACAGCAAGGACGACTTCCACCGCGCAG GCCTGCAGGTGGAGTTCATCAACCCCATCTTCGAGTTCTCCCGGGCCATGCGGCGGCTGGGCCTGGACGACGCCGAGTACGCCCTGCTCATCGCCATCAACATCTTCTCCGCCGACCGGCCCAACGTGCAGGAGCCAAGCCGCGTGGAGGCGCTGCAGCAGCCCTACGTGGAGGCGCTGCTCTCCTACACGCGCATAAAGAGGCCACAG GACCAGCTGCGCTTTCCTCGCATGCTGATGAAGCTTGTGAGCCTGCGCACACTGAGCTCCGTGCACTCGGAGCAGGTCTTCGCCCTGCGGCTCCAGGACAAGAAGCTGCCACCTCTGCTGTCTGAGATCTGGGATGTCCATGAGTGA
- the POLD1 gene encoding DNA polymerase delta catalytic subunit isoform X1, protein MHEKRRPGPGPGVPPKRARAGLWDEDEAPRPSQFEEELALMEEIEAERRLQEQEEEELQPALEGAVDRQFSPAAVDARWLRPAPPSLDPQTEPLIFQQLEIDHYVGPARPLPGAPPPPHSSVPVLRAFGVTDEGVSICCHIHGFAPYFYTPAPPGFGPEHLDDLQRELNGAISRDQRAGKELKGPAVLAVELCSRESMFGYHGHGPSPFLRITLALPRLVAPARRLLEQGVRVAGLGTPSFAPYEANVDFEIRFMVDADIVGCNWLELPAGTYVLRLEGKATLCQLEADVHWSDVVSHPPEGEWQRIAPLRVLSFDIECAGRKGIFPEPERDPVIQICSLGLRWGEPEPFLRLALTLRPCAPILGAKVQSYEREEELLQAWSTFICTMDPDVITGYNIQNFDLPYLISRAQHLKVDGFPFLGRVAGLRSTIRDSSFQSKQTGRRESKVVSMVGRVPMDMLQVLLREYKLRSYTLNAVSFHFLGEQKEDVQHSIITDLQNGNDQTRRRLAVYCLKDAFLPLRLLERLMVLVNAMEMARVTGVPLGYLLTRGQQVKVVSQLLRQAMREGLLMPVVKTEGGEDYTGATVIEPLKGYYDVPIATLDFSSLYPSIMMAHNLCYTTLLRPGAAQKLGLTEDQFIKTPTGDEFVKTSVRKGLLPQILENLLSARKRAKAELAKETDPLRRQVLDGRQLALKVSANSVYGFTGAQVGKLPCLEISQSVTGFGRQMIEKTKQLVESKYTVENGYSATAKVVYGDTDSVMCRFGVSSVAEAMALGREAADWVSGHFPHPIRLEFEKVYFPYLLISKKRYAGLLFSSRPDTHDRMDCKGLEAVRRDNCPLVANLVTASLRRLLIDRDPQGAVAHAQDVISDLLCNRIDISQLVITKELTRAAADYAGKQAHVELAERMRKRDPGSAPSLGDRVPYVIISAAKGVAAYMKSEDPLFVLEHSLPIDTQYYLEQQLAKPLLRIFEPILGEGRAEAVLLRGDHTRCKTVLTSKVGGLLAFTKRQSCCIGCRTVLGHQGAVCKFCKPRESELYQKEVSHLNALEERFSRLWTQCQRCQGSLHEDVICTSRDCPIFYMRKKVRKDLEDQEQLLRRFGPPGPEVW, encoded by the exons ATGCATGAAAAGCGGCGGCCGGGCCCGGGGCCCGGGGTGCCCCCGAAGCGGGCCCGTGCTGGCCTCTGGGATGAGGACGAGGCACCCCGGCCATCCCAGTTTGAGGAGGAGTTGGCACTGATGGAGGAGATAGAGGCAGAGCGCCGGctgcaggagcaggaggaagaggagctaCAGCCCGCCCTGGAGGGGGCTGTGGACA GGCAGTTCTCCCCAGCAGCAGTAGATGCCCGCTGGCTTCGGCCCGCCCCGCCCTCCCTGGACCCCCAGACAGAACCCCTCATCTTCCAGCAGTTGGAGATCGACCATTATGTGG gcccagcacgTCCCCTGCCTGGGGCGCCCCCGCCACCCCACAGCTCTGTACCTGTGCTCCGCGCCTTTGGGGTCACCGACGAGGGTGTCTCCATCTGCTGCCACATCCACGGCTTTGCACCCTATTTCTACACCCCTGCGCCTCCTG GTTTTGGGCCTGAGCACCTGGATGACCTGCAGCGGGAGCTGAATGGGGCCATCAGCCGGGACCAGCGTGCAGGGAAGGAGCTCAAGGGGCCGGCCGTGCTGGCCGTGGAGCTGTGTTCCCGGGAGA GCATGTTCGGGTACCATGGGCACGGCCCCTCCCCGTTCCTGCGCAtcaccctggccctgccccgCCTCGTGGCCCCCGCTCGCCGCCTCCTGGAGCAGGGCGTCCGTGTGGCAGGCCTGGGCACCCCCAGCTTCGCACCCTATGAGGCCAACGTTGATTTTGAGATCCG GTTCATGGTGGACGCCGACATCGTGGGCTGCAATTGGCTGGAACTCCCTGCTGGGACATATGTCCTGAGGCTAGAGGGGAAG GCCACCCTGTGTCAGCTGGAGGCAGACGTGCACTGGTCAGATGTGGTCAGTCACCCGCCAGAAGGGGAGTGGCAGCGAATCGCACCCCTGCGTGTGCTCAGCTTCGACATCGAGTGTGCTGGCCGCAAAG GCATCTTCCCTGAGCCCGAGCGGGACCCTGTGATTCAGATCTGCTCTCTGGGCCTGCGCTGGGGCGAGCCGGAGCCCTTCCTGCGCCTGGCGCTCACCCTGCGGCCCTGCGCCCCCATCCTGGGTGCCAAGGTGCAGAGCTATGAGCGGGAGGAAGAGCTGCTCCAG GCCTGGTCAACCTTCATCTGCACCATGGACCCCGACGTGATCACTGGCTACAACATCCAGAACTTTGACCTTCCTTACCTCATCTCCCGGGCCCAGCACCTCAAG GTGGATGGGTTCCCCTTCCTGGGCCGAGTGGCCGGCCTCCGCTCCACTATCCGGGACTCCTCCTTCCAGTCGAAGCAGACTGGCCGGCGGGAGAGCAAGGTGGTCAGCATGGTGGGCCGCGTGCCAATGGACATGCTGCAG GTGCTGCTGCGAGAGTACAAGCTCCGCTCCTACACGCTCAACGCCGTGAGCTTCCACTTCCTGGGTGAGCAGAAGGAGGACGTGCAGCACAGCATCATCACCGACCTGCAG AACGGGAATGACCAGACGCGCCGCCGCCTGGCGGTATACTGCCTCAAGGACGCCTTCCTGCCGCTGCGGCTGCTGGAGCGGCTCATGGTGCTGGTGAACGCCATGGAGATGGCACGCGTCACCGGCGTGCCCCTGGGCTACCTGCTCACCCGTGGCCAGCAGGTCAAGGTGGTGTCCCAGCTGCTGCGGCAG gCCATGCGGGAGGGGCTGCTGATGCCCGTGGTGAAGACAGAGGGTGGCGAGGACTACACGGGAGCCACGGTCATTGAGCCCCTCAAAGG GTACTACGACGTCCCCATCGCCACCCTGGACTTCTCCTCGTTGTACCCGTCCATCATGATGGCCCATAACCTGTGCTACACCACGCTGCTGCGGCCTGGGGCCGCCCAGAAACTAGG CCTGACCGAGGACCAGTTCATCAAGACACCCACCGGGGATGAGTTTGTGAAGACGTCGGTGCGGAAGGGGCTGCTGCCCCAGATCCTGGAGAACCTGCTCAGCGCCCGGAAGAG ggccaAGGCCGAGCTGGCCAAGGAGACGGATCCCCTGCGGCGGCAGGTCTTGGATGGGCGGCAGCTGGCGCTGAAAGTGAGCGCCAACTCTGTGTACGGCTTCACTGGCGCCCAGGTGGGCAAGCTGCCGTGCCTGGAGATCTCACAG AGTGTCACTGGGTTCGGGCGCCAGATGATTGAGAAAACAAAGCAACTGGTGGAGTCCAAGTACACGGTGGAGAACGGCTACAGCGCCACTGCCAAG GTGGTATACGGTGACACTGACTCTGTCATGTGCCGGTTTGGTGTCTCCTCTGTGGCTGAAGCGATGGCTCTGGGGCGAGAGGCTGCTGACTGGGTGTCAggccacttcccccaccccatccggCTCGAGTTTGAGAAG GTCTACTTCCCTTACCTGCTCATCAGCAAGAAGCGCTATGCTGGCCTGCTCTTCTCCTCCCGGCCCGACACCCATGACCGCATGGACTGCAAGGGCCTGGAGGCCGTGCGCAGGGACaactgccctctggtggccaaCCTCGTCACTGCCTCGCTTCGCCGCCTGCTCATTGACCG AGACCCCCAGGGTGCTGTGGCCCACGCACAGGACGTCATCTCAGACCTGCTGTGCAACCGAATCGACATCTCGCAGCTGGTCATCACCAAGGAGCTGACCCGCGCGGCCGCTGACTACGCGGGCAAGCAAGCCCATGTGGAGCTGGCCGAGAG GATGAGGAAGCGGGACCCCGGGAGCGCGCCCAGCCTGGGAGACCGAGTTCCCTACGTGATCATCAGTGCCGCCAAGGGCGTGGCTGCCTACATGAAGTCCGAG GACCCCCTGTTCGTGCTGGAGCACAGCCTGCCCATCGACACACAGTACTACCTGGAGCAGCAGCTCGCCAAGCCGCTCCTGCGCATCTTCGAGCCCATCCTGGGCGAGGGCCGCGCTGAGGCTGTGCTGCTGC GGGGGGACCACACGCGCTGCAAGACCGTGCTCACCAGCAAGGTGGGCGGCCTCCTGGCCTTCACCAAGCGCCAGAGCTGCTGCATCGGCTGCCGCACGGTCCTCGGCCACCAAG GAGCCGTGTGCAAGTTCTGCAAGCCCCGGGAGTCGGAGCTCTACCAGAAG